From a region of the Methanoculleus receptaculi genome:
- a CDS encoding archaemetzincin family Zn-dependent metalloprotease, which yields MGIHILWDSEAPAGIELPVIRMIAMILGEEAELVEYPLLIDGYDRDRNQHDAQKILDRLQDTLTRRYDIDGPLLFVTSRDLYTGGCDFVFGLARPRAGVAVVSTARLGNDYYGRVPDDTELIDRTAKEGAHELGHLLGLGHCSNPECVMFRPQTLDELDRKKKMLCPVCREALAPLQEG from the coding sequence ATGGGCATCCATATTCTTTGGGATTCAGAGGCGCCGGCGGGTATAGAGCTCCCGGTCATCCGGATGATCGCGATGATCCTTGGAGAAGAGGCGGAACTTGTCGAATACCCGCTCCTCATCGATGGTTATGACAGGGATCGCAACCAGCACGATGCTCAGAAGATCCTGGACCGCCTGCAGGACACCCTGACGCGCAGGTATGATATCGATGGTCCGCTGCTGTTTGTAACCTCACGCGACCTCTACACCGGGGGGTGCGACTTTGTCTTCGGGCTTGCCCGTCCGAGAGCCGGTGTCGCCGTCGTCTCGACAGCCCGGCTGGGAAACGACTATTACGGCAGGGTGCCGGACGATACCGAGCTCATAGACCGGACAGCTAAGGAGGGGGCGCATGAACTCGGCCACCTCCTGGGGCTCGGCCACTGTTCAAACCCCGAATGTGTCATGTTCCGGCCGCAGACTCTTGACGAACTCGACAGGAAGAAGAAGATGCTCTGCCCGGTCTGCAGAGAGGCTCTGGCACCACTACAGGAAGGATGA